From the Pirellulales bacterium genome, the window GAAAATCGAAATGCCCTTCGACGACGCAGCTGCGATAAGCGGCTTCGACGTCCTCCAGGGGGCAAAGAATCATGTCGGCGCCGAAGACCACGCCGAAGCGGTCCGGATCGATGGCGCCGGGAGTCACGCCGGCCTGTGTACAAGCCATGTCGGCGGCGCTTACGCCGAACTGAATATCGCGCGACATGACCTTCAAGCTCTTGCGCGGCTTCACATACTCCTTCGGATCGAAGCCCACGACTTCGGCGCCGAAGGGGACGGGCATGCCGCGCGAATCGAAGCTCGACAGCGGCTGTATGCCGCCGCGCCCCGCGGTCAGCGATGACCAGAAGGCCTCGGTGCCAACACCGATCGGGCTGACGACCCCCAGCCCCGTTATGACAATATCTCGCGCCACGACCGCTCAACTCCCTGGGGTCAGGAACTGCCAAACTGCGACGTCCCTGTCTCCACGCCCGTAAGAGTCTCGCAGGCGCGACAATAAAGCCTTAATCCAGCAGGGCCTCGGCGCGAAGGGGCGTGGACGCAATTCGTGAAAAAAAGACTGTTCGACAAGGCCCGCGATGGTCGCTCAGGGGCTTAAATCATTCTCTCGCGGCTGCTTTTCTTCGGGTGACGACGGCCGTGCGATAGAAGATGGTGCGATTTTGACCATTCCAGACAATGCGGTGAGCGAGGCAAATCGCGCCGTACAGGTCGTGTTTGCGGCGTAATCAGGTCCCACCGGCGTGGCGGTCAAGGAAATACGACCTCGCAGCCGAATTCTCGATTAGTGCTCCGGCGCAACGTGGTCGCCGTAGAGCTCCCTGCCCTCCCTGAATCCTCGCTCCGGTTAGCAAGTCGTGACAACTTCCCACGAGTCCACGCTTGCGCGCGGCCATGGCTGGCCCGCGCCCTTGTTCCCAGATCGGCATCGCTCTCGGGGGCCTTCCCGATCCGCCCATTCGCGCGAGGATTTTTCGCTGCGTGACGCTCGGCAGTTGATCAGCGATCTATTCGAGCCGCGCGTGGCGATCTATTGGACCGATTTCCTGCTGTCGATGGCGGTCGGCGTCGGCGGCCTGGCTGCCCTGCGACGCTTGCCGCTCACTTGGGCCGGCTGGATCGCGATCTACACCGTGGCCGTATTGGCGTTCTATCGCGCCGCGATGTTCAGCCACGAAGTCGTCCACTTGCGCGGCGATAAGTTCAAAGCCTTTCGCGCGGCATGGAATCTTCTCTGCGGCATCCCTTTTCTGATTCCATCGTTCTTGTACCAGACACATACGCTGCACCACGTGCGCAAGCACTATGGAACGGCGGCCGACGGTGAGTACCTGCCGCTGGCCACCGGGCCGGTGCGGAATATCTTCCTGTTTCTCTGCGAGCCGCTGGTAATGCCGGCGATCGCCGTCGTGCGTTTCTTGGTTCTGGCGCCTTTGACCTGGATCAGCCCCCGCTCGCGGAATTGGGTCTACTCGCACGCCTCGGCCATGGTCATTGATCCCAGCTTCGTCCGTCCGCTGCCCGCACGTGGCGAGTTGCGACTGTGGCGTTTGCAGGAAGCGGCCTGCTTTGCCGTGGCCGCGGGCACGGCGGTGGCCGTGCTTTCAGGGCTGCGACCGTGGCAGATGGTGCGGGACATGTATCTGATCGCGGCCGGTGTGCTAATGCTCAATGCGATTCGCACCCTGGGCGCTCACCGCTACCTGCATCGCGGCGAAGAAGTCAGCTTCGTCGAGCAATTGCTCGATTCGCTGAACTATCCGTTCCATCCGATCTCGGGCGAATTGTGGGCGCCGGTGGGCCTGCGCTTTCACGCGCTGCACCACCTGTTTCCGTCGCTCCCCTATCATGCCTTGCCCACGGCACACAAGCGGCTGATGGAAGGATTGCCGGATAACTCGCCGTATCGACGCACGATCAGCAAGAGCTTGCCATCGGCGTTACTGGCCCTGTGGCGGCGTGCGCGGCGCGCCTCCTAGCAGCCTGTTGAAAAAAGCCCTCGTGGCTTTTTTCAACCTCGCCAAGTGCGAAGCAATGCTTCGCACGGCCACCGGTGGCTCTGCCCGTACGTCGGTTCTCCCCTGGTGGGCGAGCCACCACGGGCACCCGGTTTAAGATCCTGGAACAAGGACCAAGCGAGGTCGCTACCGGTCGAGGTCGTACATCCGGTAGGTCTTGATCAGCTTGGCGTCCATTTTCTCGAGGCCCATCCGCGGCATCACGTTGGTTTCCGCGATCCAGGAAAATTCCGCCTCTTCCACCCCCATCGACAGGGCCTTGGGCACGAGCGACCGCAACAGCACCAGCCCTAATCCCCACCGCTGATACTCGGGCACGACGTTGATGCTGAGGATGCGGATGCGGCGCACATCTTTCTTGCCGCGCAACAACTGCAAGAAGCCGAACGGCAGCAGCCGGCCACGAATCCGCTTGATATGCGGATTGTAGTCCGGCAAGCCCAGCACGGCCCCCACGCCACGGCCATCGACTTCGGCAATCAGGGCCAACTCCGGGCTGACCAGGTAGCTGAGCGTGCGGACGAATTCCGTCATTTCGTGTTTCGTTAGCGGCACGAACCCCCACATCGCCTCGAACGAACGGTTGTAGAGTTCGAGAAATAGCTCGACGTCTTTATTTGCCACGGTCATCGGACGAACCGTGGCCTGACACCGCTCCTGCGCCTGGTCGACCAGCCAGCCCATGTTCTCTTCGAAGGCCGGCAACTGCTCCTTGTAGCCGATGTAGGCCAGCAGGTCTTGCGACTTCTGAAAGCCGTACCCTTCGATGAGCTGCGCATAGAAGGGAGGGTTATAGGTCATCAAGAAGGTCGGCGACGAATCAAATCCCTCGACCAGCAAGCCGCAATCGTAGTTCATCGAGGGGTTCGCCGGCCCGCGCATTTTCGTGATTCCCCGCGCCGCGAGCCACTCGCGCACGGCGTCCAGCAGGGCGTGGGCGACGGCCGGGTCATCGACCGTTTCGAAAAATCCGAAGAAGCCGCGTTCTTCCTTGTGCTCGCGATTGTGCTCGCGGTTGATGATGGCCGCGACGCGTCCGCACGCTTCGTTACCGCGCGTGGCCAGAAAGGTCTGCACCTCGGCCGTTTCATGAAACGGATGGTGCTTGTAGCCGACGAGCTCTTTTTCAATGATGCGCAGACGGGGTATCCAGAACGGATCGTTGCGGTAAAGTTGCTCCGGTAGATTGAGAAACCGCCGGCGGTCACCCCACGAAGTTACCGGCCTGACGACGACTGCGGCCATGGCGTTCCAAATTGATTTTGCAGGAAAAGGTGCAATGCTAATATAGCGGTGGCCTAATGGGCAATATTGCCGGCGCCGTCGGGGCAAAACATCGTGTTCACGGGGCATTTCCAAAGGCGATCCAAGCGCCGCCCCCCCGGCGATATGCGGCAAGGACGGACAGCGACAGGGAAATCGTGAAGGCATTAATCACAGGCGCCAGCGGATTTATCGGCACGCATCTGGCCACGGCCTTGAGCAACCAAGGGCATCAGGTGCGCTGCCTGGTGCGGCGCAGCTCGCGGACCGATCAACTGTCGGCCGTCGGGGCCGAGCTTGTCTACGGCGACGTGACGGATCCAGCCAGTGTTACGGCGGCCGTCCGTGGCGTCGACGCCGTGTTCCACCTGGCTGGACTCGTCAAAGCACTCACGTACGAAGAGCTGCTGCGCGTCAACGAAGACGGAACACGGCACGTGGCGCATGCCTGCGCCGAGCAAGGGCAGCCGCCGGTCATGGTCCTGGTTTCCTCGCTGGCCGCTGCTGGGCCGTCCGCGATCGATCGCCCGCGGCTCGAGTCCGATCCGGTCGAGCCCGTGTCGAATTACGGCCGCAGCAAGCGTGCCGGAGAACTGGCTGCCCTGGCCTTTGCCGATCGGATGCCACTGACCATCGTGCGGCCGCCGGTGGTCTTCGGCGAGGGCGATCTGTCGATGTTGTCGATGTTTCGCCCCATCAAGTTGTTACGTCTGCACCTGGTTCCCGGCTTCACCGAGCGGCGCGCGTCGATGATTCACGCCGCGGATCTGGTCGCCGGACTCATCAAGGCCGCCGAGCGAGGCGAACGCATCGAGCCAGGCCAGGCAGCGAATTCCGCGCACGGATATTACTTCCTGGCCGCCGAGCGCAACCCTACGTTCGCCGAATGGGGGCAATTGATCGCCCGCTCCTTGGGCTGTCGCCGCTTGCGCGTGGTTCGCGCTCCCGAGGTCTTGGGTTGGGGACTGGCCGGACTGAACGAAGCCTGGGCCCGCGTCCGCCGACGGCCCCACATCTTCAATATCGACAAGCTCCGCGAGGCCACGGCAGGCTCGTGGGTCTGCGGCGCCGATCGCGCCCGGGAACAGCTCGGCTTTTCGGTCGCGGCCAACCTGGAACAGCGCTTCGCGCAGACCACGCGCTGGTATCGCAACCACGGGTTGATCTAAACGGATCCGTCGGATGGGCGGGCGCACTTTGGGATGTGGTACCCATCCCGAATTTCTGCTGCGCAAGCCCGGCGGGCACCGCATCATTACCGCAGATTTGGCCCCCCTACGCAGGTTCGGACCGACACGTCTCCCCGGTGGATGCCGAAGAGGAATCGCCGCAAGTCCTTGGAGTAATTCGGGCTTATTGCTTTGCCCAAATTGCCAAATTAGGATCGATATCTGGAACGGGTGCAGAACCTATCCTTTCCTTAGCAATCATCCGCCCCCATCCGTGCCGCCGCATTTTCGCGTTGTGCCGGTGGGGGCGAACCGGTCAACGTTCTGCCACGGGAGGTCTGGGGATGTCGTTACGCATTACGCGGGCTTGCGTCGTCATCGTTGCGGCGTGTGCGTTGTTTGCACTGGTGATTCGAAGTTCGGCAACAACCACGCCCACCCCTACCCCAAGCTCCGGCACGATCCCTCCTCCTCTTGCGCCGGCCGGTGTCATCGTGAACGCCGACGGCGTGTTACGTACTCAAGTGTACGACGACCAGACCGGCGCGCTACGCCGTCGACGCGTCGAAGAGGCGCAAGCCAGGCTCAACGACAAAGTGGCCGCGCGCAGCAATCTGCGCAAGGTCTCGCTGACGCGGTTGGAAAAGGCGATCCGCGCGCGACGCGAAGCGGGTCAGGAGCCAACTGACGAGATGCTCTGCCTGGCCGGCCTGCTCCGGCTGCGCTACGTGTTCCTTTATCCCGATTCGGGCGACATCGTGATCGCCGGCCCGGCCGAGGGCTGGTTTCATGATCTATCGGGACGCGTCGTCAGCCTGACGTCAGGCCGCCCGGTGCTGGAACTGCAGGACCTGGTCGTGGCGCTGCGAGCCTATCCGCCCGGCCAGGACCAGGGCCCGCTGATCGGCTGCTCGATCGATCCCACGCCCGAGGGCCTGGCGCGCATGCAGAATTTTCTGCGCAGCATGGGCGGATCGGCCACGCCGGAAGACACCGAGTTCATCGTCGATGGCCTGCGCACGGCGCTGGGATTGCAAAAGGTCGCCATTCGCGGCATCTCGCCCAACACGCATTTCGCGCAAGTCATGGTCGAGGCCGACTATCGCATGAAGCTGATCGGCATCGGGCTCGAACGCCCGCCGGTGGCCTTGCGCAGCTACGTCGACCGGGCGAATCCGGCCACGGTCGGCAAGAACGCCCTGCAGCGCTGGTATTTCGTGCCGGAATACAAATGTGTTCGCGTCACGGAAGACCACGAATCGATGGAATTAGTCGGAGATGGCGTGAAGCTGGTCGGCGCCGACGAAGTGGTGGGCGCCGGCGGCCAACGCACTAAGTCCAAGACCACCAACGGCGCCAGCGTGTCGTTCGTGACGGGCTTTACGAAGAAATACCCCGATCTAGCCGCCAAGTCGCCGGTATTCGCGCAGCTGCGCAACCTGATCGATATGTCGGTGGCTGCCGCCTTCATCCAGCAGAATCACTACTACGAAAAAGCCGGCTGGAACATGGAAACCTTCGGCAACGAAGAGGCCTTTCCCGTCGAGACGTATAACGCGCCGGTGGAAGTCGAATCGGCCGTCAACAGCGTGTGGAAGGGGAACCAGTTGATGACGCCCATTGGCGGCGGCGTTTCGGTCCGCGCCCATGAGGCTTTGGCCACCGATAACCTGCTATCAGACGATGGCAAGAAGGTCGAGAAGGCCCATGAGAACACCACCGTGCAGGGATTGGCCGAGGGGCAATGGTGGTGGGACTGAATCGCGGCGCCGGTAGCTGGCACCCGTCAGCAGTGAAATTTTCTGATGCGGCGGCCTTTGGGCTTGGACGGCGCGACTCTCGTGCGGTAAGACTCTAAGCGTTGCTGCGCTCGCGCGGTCGGCGCGGTATGCGCCTGGAGTCTCGCCACCTTTCGGCAAGCCACGCTATGTCCGCTGCGCTCGACTACCAGGCCGTGCTCTCCGTCTATCCGGACGATTGCCAACCGAGCGCGGTCGAGTTTCTCGACGCGGCCGGCGGCTTGAGCGGCGCCCGCTTGTGGCGGCTTACCACGCCACGCGGCCCGTTATTGCTGCGCCGCTGGCCGCAGGAGCATCCGACGCGCGAGCGTTTGGAATTCATTCAGGCCGTGCTATGGCACGTGCAGCAGGAGGGCTTTGCGCGCGTCTCGCTACCGCTGGAAACGCGCGAGCATCGCGGTTACGTGGAACGGGCCGATTACCTGTGGGAGCTCGCGCCCTGGCTGCCGGGTGTCTCCGATTATCGACAGGCCCCCAACGCCCGGCGGCTGGCGAATGCCTTGCGGACTCTCGCCGAGTTTCACCTGGCGGCGGCAACCTTTCCGCTGGCCGAACCGGTGCAATGCCCCGCGCCTGGTATCGCCGAGCGACACGAACAGTTGCAGGAGTTGCTGGCCGGCGGGTTCGATCGATTACGCGAGGCCTTGCAGCCGGCGCGCGACGAGTATCGGGAGTCGGCCGAGCGGATCGTCGAATTGTTTCCACGTGCAGCGCCGCGCGTCCGGGCGGCGCTCGAACAAGCCGCGCGCGCTCGCGTGCAAGTCGTGCCTTGTCTGCGCGACATCTGGCACCAGAACGTGCTGTTCGAAGGAGACGAAGTCACGGGCCTGATCGATTTCGGCTCGCTGCGCCCCGAGAACGTGAGCGCCGACGTGGCCCGGCTGTTGGGCAGTATGGCCGAGGACGATCGCGCGTTGTGGCGTGAAGGTTTCGCCGCTTACGAGTCGCGCCGGCCGCTTTCGGAAAGTGAAGCCATCCTGACGAGCGCCTTCGATTCCAGCGGAGTGCTCTTGGGGGGCATCAACTGGCTCTCCTGGATTTACGAGCGTGGCCGTAAGTTCGACCACCCAGCGGCGGTACTCGAGCGGCTCGGGTATTTCCAGCGTCGGCTGGGGGTCCTGGCCGCCGGCAGCCTGTGAATTCCGGCGGGCTAAGCGAGTTGGAAGCCAAGTCGCGTAGAATGAAAGCAGGTGCGCCGACGATGTGTCCTTCCGGGTCGCGTGGGGTACTTATGCTGAAATTGACCGCACCCCGCGAGGCGACCTAAAATAGCCCATCTTTCTGGATTTAGGGACGTCGGGAGGTATTCATGAGGGAGCGCAACGCCAACGTTTATTTGCTCACTCTCGCCGTGGCGGTTATAGGCACGGCGCTAGCAGTACAGGCTTACGCGCAGGTCAATCTCGGGGCGCTTGAGCCGGCCGGCCAGCCCGGGCCGCGCAGCGATGGCCCCGTGAAAGCTTCGGCCCGCATTGCGCCGGCCACCGACAAAAGTCCCGCCCAACTGGTCGTCACGGCCGACATCGCGCCCGGCTGGCATATCTATTCGATTACGCAAAAGCGTGGAGGCCCTGTTCCGACCAAGATCACGGTCGAACCGGCCACGGGCGTCAAGCTCGCTGGCGATTTCAAGCCCAACACCAAGCCCGAGATTCATCCCGAACCGGCGTTCGATAACCTGCCGGTCGAGACGCACGAGAAGCGCGTGATCTGGACGGCGCCGCTGGAGCTTGCGGCTGGATTGGACATGGCCAAGCTGGCGATCACCGGCAAGCTTTCGTTCCAGGCGTGCGACGCGAGCAGTTGCCTGCCGCCGAAGTCGCTGCCGTTTACCGCTTCGCTCGGCGCCGCGGCCGATGCTGCCCCCGGGGCCGGGGTGGTAACCGGTGAATTGGGGACTTACAAGCCTGGCAATGCGCACGTCGTACTCGAGGGGTCGTTCGAGCCGAAGGTGGTGACGCCCGGCGAAAAAGTCAGACTGACGATCACGGCCAAGCCGACCGATGGCTGGCATATTTACGCATTAGCCGCGCGCGATCCACAAAAGGTTGCCAAGCCGACGCTGATCGCCCTTACGGATACCGCGGGTTGGCAGGCGTCAGCGCCGGTCGCGCAGGGCCCGCTCGTTGAGCGGACTTCGCCTGTGCTGCCCGACGAGAAGGACCGTTTCTACGAAGAGCCCGTCACTTGGACCATCGCTTTCGAAGTGCCGGGTGATGCCCAACCCGGCAAAGCGAAACTGGCGGGGTTGATCGGATTTCAGACCTGCCAGGACGAGAAGGGTTGCGACTTGCCGCATGCCGCGCAGTTTCAGGTCGAGGTGCCGGTCGCCGCGCAAGGAGTGGCTGGCACTCTGCCGCTGGAGTTCACTCCTGCCAAAAGCTACAAGCAAGTGAACGAAGCCACGGCGGCCAACGAGGCGCCGGCCAATCAGACAGCCGGATTCGACGCTCAGAAACTCGAAGCCAATGTCGAGAAAAGCGAAACGTCACTGGCCCTGATGTTGGGCGCGGCACTCTTGGGCGGCTTGATTCTCAATTGCATGCCCTGCGTGCTGCCCGTGATCGGCCTGAAAATCCTGGGCTTCGTCGAACAAAGCCATCAGCACCGCCGGCAAATCTTCATGTTGAACCTGTGGTTCACGTTGGGTCTGCTGTCGGTATTCATGATCCTGGCGTCGCTGGCCGTGTTTCTGAACTTTGGTTGGGGCGAGCAATTTACCAAACCCTGGTTCACGATCGGCATGTCGGGCCTGGTGTTCGCCATGGCGCTGAGCTTTCTCGGCGTATGGGAGATTCCCATTCCCGGCTTTGTTGGTAGCGGCAGCGCGGGACAAATGGCGACCAAAGAAGGAGCCGCCGGCGCCTTCGCCAAGGGGATCTTCACAACGATCCTGGCAACGCCCTGCAGCGGGCCGTTTCTGGGTCCGCTCTTTGGTTTGTTGTTGCGGCAGCCGCCTGCCGTAATCTACGCGATCTTCTTTTGCGTCGGGCTAGGTATGGCCAGCCCTTACCTGCTGATTGGTGCCTTTCCGCGCTTGATTCGCTTCTTGCCCAAGCCTGGCGCTTGGATGGATACGTTCAAGCAGGCGATGGGCTTCGTGCTGTTGGGCACGGTCGTATTTCTGTTCATGAGCATCAAGCACGATTACCTGGTGCCGACATTCGCACTATTGATCGGAATCTGGCTCGGTTGCTGGTGGGCCGGGCGAACGCCGCTGACCGCCGAACTCGGCCAGAAATTCATCGCCTGGTTGATGGGCGGAGCGATGGCGGCGCTGGTCGGGCTGTTCGCCTTTACCTGGCTGGTGCCGGGCGACGACGTGCTCCAGTGGCAACCATTCTCGCGGGCGTCGCTCGTGCAGTTGACCAACGAAGGCAAGACGGTGTTCGTCGACTTTACCGCTACCTGGTGCGCGACGTGCAAAATGAACGAGCGCGTGGCTATCAATACCCGGGCCGTTCGCGAACTGGTCGAAGAGTACGGCATCGTGCCGCTCAAAGCCGACTGGAGCGAGGAGTCAGACGAGATCAAGGACATGCTCAATCTGTTGGGCTTTAACTCGATACCTGTTTACGCCGTCTTCCCGGCCGGTGAGCCGAACAAGCCGATTGTCTTCAGCGATCTGGTGTCGGAAGGGTTGGTGCTGGAGAAGCTCCGCGAAGCTGGCCCTTCGCGCGACGGTGCCGAGCGCACGGCCCTCATGACGTCGCGGCAGTAGCCACCTGCGCACGTAGGGTGCACTATGTGCACCAATTCTCAAGGAAGCGCCGTGGTGCTCACAGAGCACCCTACATGTCAGGCGCCGTCGAAACTCTGGCGTGTTCGACGGTCGTGCTTTGCCAACCCTAATTCTTAGTGTTGACAAAGCACTACGCCCACACGGCCCCGCGTGCTCCCGCCGCAACATGGCCGATCGTAAAGCACTCGAGGCCCTGGTCGGCCAACTGCTGGGCAATGCTGTCTGCGTAAAAGGCACTCACGACCAGCACCAGTCCCAACCCCATGTTGAAGACGCGCGCCATTTCGTCGGCGTCGATAGCGCCCAATTTCGCCAGCCATGGAAACACGGGCGGCACCGGCCAACTGTCGCGCTGGATGACCGCCGTCACGCCCTCGGGCAAGATGCGCGAGAGATTTTCCAAGAGCCCGCCCCCCGTGATGTGGGCGATGCCGTGCACGACGCCTTTGACTTTATAGTGCGCGAGGATCTTGCGAATTGGCTGCACGTAAATGCGCGTCGGCGTCATCAGCGTATCGCCGACGGTGCCCGATAGCTCGTCGACGTAATCATCGACGCCCAGTCCGGCTTGCTCGAAGACGACCTTACGCACCAGGCTATATCCGTTCGAGTGCAAGCCGCTGGACGGCAGCCCCAGCACCACGTCACCCGCCGAAATGGCGCGACCGTCGATCACGCGATGGCGCTCGACCACGCCGACGCAAAAGCCAGCCAGGTCGTAGTCGCCCGGCGCGTACAGGTCGGGCATGATGGCCGTTTCGCCTCCCAGCAAAGCGCAGTCGCTGGCTAGACAGCCGGCCGTGATGCCCGAGACGATCTGTTCCAGAAGCGGCGGATCGTCCTTCGACATCGCCACGTAATCGAGAAAGAACAAGGGCTCGGCGCCGCAGCACAACGCGTCGTTGACGCTCATCGCCACCAGGTCGATGCCCACCGTATCGTGCCGGCCGGTCAGCTGCGCGACTTTCAGCTTGGTGCCCACGCCATCGGTGCAGGAGACGAGCACGGGGTTTTCGTACTTGCGGGCGAAGAGAGGGCTCGTGAAGTCGAGCTGAAACAAGCCCGCGAATCCGCCCGGCAAGGGGAGCACGCGGGGCGACTGCGTTCGCACCATCAGGCCGGGCAAGCGGGCCATGGCCTGCGCGTACAATTCGAGGTCGAGCCCCGCGTCCTTGTAAGTCGTCTTGGCCATCAAAATTGGGGGGCGAGCAGCGAGAAAGAAGCGATTGTAGGAGGCGCGCGGAGAAGCTGTCAAACGGCCCACCCGCGCGGTCAGAAACTTACAGGTTTCCTCGGGCTATAGACTTGTGCCCGGTCCCGCGACACGCAATCGTAGAGACCAGGTTTTCGCCAATCGATTTCAGGAGATATGCCTTGAGACTTTCCGCCGCCCGACTGTTGCTCCTTGTTTGCTGCGCGCCTTTGGCTGTGCTGGTGGGTGTGGTGCTGGCCGATGCGCCGGCGCCGCCGCCGGCACTTTCAAAGCTCATGCCGGCCGACGATTTGATTGCCGAGATCGACCAGTGCGTGACGAGTTGCCGCGACGGCATAATGGACGCACAAAGCTACGCCGACAAGTCGCGGCAGGTGAAGCGCGACGCGCACACCATCGCGGCACTCGCGCTCACGCTGGCCAAACACGATCAAGATCATCGGCTGAAGTCTTCGGCGCCCGCGCTCTTGGCCGCGGCGCAACAGCTGGCAGCGGCCGCGGATTACGACGCCGCCAAGAAGTCGTTTGCGAACGTCGAAAGCGCTGCGGCCGGCAAGAGCCCCGGCGCCGCCAGGGCGGCGGAATGGGGAAAGGTTGCCGGCCTGGGCCAGTTGATGAAGCAAGTCACGTTCGTCAACAACCGTCTGAAGCGCAACATGCGCCGCTTCGAAGAGCGTAAAAACGACAACGCTCGCGACGCCGCTACATTGGCCGCGATCGCGCAAGCGTGCAACTACGATACGCACGAAGTCAAAGAGGCGTCCGACCTCGATAAGTGGTATCAATTGTGCGGCGAAATGCGGGATGCGGCCGGTTCGCTGAACGCGCAAATCCACGCAGGCGACAAAGCCGGGGCGGAAACGGCGCTCGGTAACCTTGGAAAAAGCTGCGAAACTTGCCACGAAACGTTTCGCGTCCGAACAGCGCCGTGAGCGTGGTATGCTTCAGCACGACGGTCGTGTTACTCCTCGTGCCACCTTGAGTTGACTTCATGCCCCTTTCGCATCCGACTCTGCAGTTCACTCACCCGCTTCCCTATGGCGCCATCCCGATCGATGGCGGCGTGCAGTTCGTGGTCTTCAGCCGCTCGGCGACCGCCATGCGGCTCATGCTCTACAACAACGTCGACGACGCCGAACCGAGCGAAGTCATCCACTACGACGCCGACAGCGATCGCTGGGGCGACATCTGGAGCATGTTCGTTCCGGGTCTGGGCGCCGGTCAGCTTTACCATTTGCAGGCCGACGGACCGTACGATCCGCAGCATGGGCAGCGCTTCGATGGCCGGGCCCGTTTGATCGATCCTTACGCCCGCGCGCTGGCCGGAAATTTTTTGCCGTCGCGCGACGGCATCGTGCGTCCGCCGAAGTGTGTCGTCGTCGACGATACCT encodes:
- a CDS encoding cytochrome c gives rise to the protein MRLSAARLLLLVCCAPLAVLVGVVLADAPAPPPALSKLMPADDLIAEIDQCVTSCRDGIMDAQSYADKSRQVKRDAHTIAALALTLAKHDQDHRLKSSAPALLAAAQQLAAAADYDAAKKSFANVESAAAGKSPGAARAAEWGKVAGLGQLMKQVTFVNNRLKRNMRRFEERKNDNARDAATLAAIAQACNYDTHEVKEASDLDKWYQLCGEMRDAAGSLNAQIHAGDKAGAETALGNLGKSCETCHETFRVRTAP